A window from Halomicrobium urmianum encodes these proteins:
- a CDS encoding TrkH family potassium uptake protein — MRGLAARCRVDWRASVSLVGTIVKYLSLSLLVPLAVAVVYGDDVWVFVVSILLTAGIGLALEQLEPDPDLGPREALLLVSLAWLAVAIVGTIPYLLAGNGIPYLLEPTTPASVLASPVNALFESMSGFTTTGATVLEVIGTDRHSHAMLMWRQLTQWLGGMGIIVLMIAILPELAVNGAELMQSEAPGPELQKLTPRIVETARALWLIYVGFTLLYVLVLYGLHLAGMAPQMNLYNAIAHGFTTLPTGGFSPEADSVAAFSAVVQWAVIPFMFVAGVNFALFWHVIRGEVDALTDDPEFRAYAGAVAVLTAIAGVLLFRGAAPALELGGATEGVTENALRQAAFQITSLLNSTGYATSDFVEWGPHGKLVLLFAMFVGGSAGSTGGGVKVIRWIVVLKGVRRQLFVAANPSAVEPVRLAGRVIDEETVRGIMAFTLLYLLVFGISTVLIGLDAARIGLQLSILETISAAIATLGNIGPGFGKLGPFGSYLMFSDPSKLLMVGLMWFGRLEIVPVLALFVNSLDGR, encoded by the coding sequence ATGCGCGGACTGGCAGCGCGGTGTCGGGTCGACTGGCGAGCCAGCGTCAGCCTCGTCGGGACGATCGTGAAGTACCTCTCGCTATCGCTGCTCGTCCCTCTCGCCGTGGCCGTCGTCTACGGCGACGACGTCTGGGTGTTCGTCGTCTCGATCCTGCTGACTGCGGGGATCGGGCTCGCCCTCGAACAGCTGGAGCCCGATCCCGACCTCGGGCCGCGGGAGGCGCTCCTGCTGGTCTCGCTCGCGTGGCTGGCCGTCGCTATCGTCGGGACCATCCCGTACCTGCTGGCGGGCAACGGGATCCCGTACCTGCTGGAGCCCACGACGCCGGCGTCAGTACTGGCGAGTCCGGTCAACGCCCTCTTCGAGTCAATGAGCGGATTCACGACGACGGGAGCGACGGTGCTCGAGGTGATCGGCACCGACCGCCACTCCCACGCGATGCTCATGTGGCGCCAGCTCACCCAGTGGCTCGGCGGGATGGGGATCATCGTACTGATGATCGCTATTCTCCCGGAGCTGGCCGTCAACGGGGCCGAACTGATGCAGTCGGAGGCCCCCGGACCGGAGCTCCAGAAGCTGACGCCCCGGATCGTCGAGACGGCGCGGGCGCTGTGGCTCATCTACGTCGGTTTCACGCTGCTGTACGTCCTCGTCCTGTACGGCCTCCACCTGGCCGGGATGGCCCCCCAGATGAACCTGTACAACGCCATCGCCCACGGGTTCACGACGCTGCCGACGGGCGGGTTCTCGCCGGAGGCCGACAGCGTCGCCGCCTTCTCGGCGGTGGTCCAGTGGGCCGTCATCCCCTTCATGTTCGTCGCTGGCGTCAACTTCGCGCTGTTCTGGCACGTGATCCGCGGCGAGGTCGACGCGCTGACGGACGATCCGGAGTTCCGCGCCTACGCCGGCGCCGTCGCCGTGCTGACTGCGATCGCCGGCGTCCTGCTGTTCCGCGGCGCCGCACCGGCCCTGGAACTGGGCGGCGCGACGGAGGGCGTGACGGAGAACGCCCTGCGGCAGGCGGCCTTCCAGATCACGTCGCTGCTGAACTCCACGGGGTACGCCACCAGCGACTTCGTCGAGTGGGGACCCCACGGGAAGCTCGTGCTCCTGTTCGCGATGTTCGTGGGCGGTTCGGCGGGCTCGACCGGCGGCGGCGTCAAGGTGATCCGGTGGATCGTGGTTCTGAAGGGGGTACGCCGACAGCTGTTCGTCGCTGCCAACCCCAGCGCGGTGGAACCGGTTCGCCTGGCGGGCCGGGTCATCGACGAGGAGACGGTCCGCGGGATCATGGCGTTCACGCTGCTGTACCTGCTCGTGTTCGGGATTTCGACGGTACTCATCGGCCTCGACGCCGCCCGGATCGGCCTGCAACTGTCGATACTCGAGACGATCAGCGCGGCCATCGCGACGCTCGGGAACATCGGCCCCGGCTTCGGCAAGCTCGGCCCCTTCGGGAGCTACCTGATGTTCTCCGACCCCTCGAAGCTCCTGATGGTCGGGCTGATGTGGTTCGGCCGGCTGGAGATCGTCCCCGTCCTCGCGCTGTTCGTCAACAGCCTCGACGGCCGGTGA
- a CDS encoding MFS transporter, with translation MTERRTRFALAGIVFAVLFAQVLLYPGIDALVAALGADAALSGSMWFLAAEFAAFVAFAGVWGAASDAVGRRAPLIAAGAVGGAAGYATLAAIPQLGGASFLAILGLRVLQGASTIGAFSLSMTMLLDLDGGQGKNMGAAGIAIGSGTALGAPLGGQLYEVGPLVPVTAAAGLLAAVAVAALLVEDRAPESREGVGAILASVTDRPALVVPYAFGFIDRFTAGFFALVGTLYFRTAFDLSTGATGLMLALFFAPFALFQYPFGTLSDRIGRTIPVVLGSVCYGLVVIGVGLAPTAVLAGVAMVAVGVVGALMAPATMALVGDLAPPDRRGVAMAGFNVFGSVGFLAGILGGGTVADVYGFTAAFGVAGATELLVALVTLPVFLRLRLPRPTAK, from the coding sequence GTGACAGAGCGACGGACGCGCTTCGCGCTGGCGGGGATCGTCTTCGCGGTCCTGTTCGCCCAGGTGCTGCTGTACCCGGGAATCGACGCGCTGGTGGCCGCGCTGGGCGCCGACGCGGCGCTGTCGGGAAGCATGTGGTTCCTCGCGGCGGAGTTCGCCGCCTTCGTCGCCTTCGCGGGCGTGTGGGGCGCCGCCAGCGACGCCGTCGGCCGGCGGGCGCCGCTGATCGCTGCCGGGGCCGTCGGCGGCGCCGCGGGGTACGCGACCCTCGCCGCGATTCCGCAGCTGGGCGGCGCAAGCTTCCTCGCTATCCTCGGCCTGCGCGTCCTCCAGGGGGCGAGCACCATCGGTGCCTTCTCGCTGTCGATGACGATGCTGCTCGACCTCGACGGCGGCCAGGGGAAGAACATGGGCGCCGCGGGCATCGCCATCGGCTCCGGGACGGCGCTGGGCGCGCCGCTGGGCGGCCAGCTGTACGAGGTCGGCCCGCTGGTTCCGGTGACGGCCGCCGCCGGCCTCCTCGCCGCCGTGGCCGTCGCCGCGCTGCTCGTGGAGGACCGCGCGCCGGAGAGCAGGGAGGGCGTCGGCGCGATTCTGGCCTCCGTGACCGATCGGCCCGCGCTGGTCGTGCCCTACGCCTTCGGCTTCATCGACCGGTTCACCGCGGGCTTCTTCGCGCTCGTGGGCACGCTGTACTTCCGGACCGCGTTCGACCTGAGCACCGGCGCGACCGGTCTGATGCTGGCGCTCTTCTTCGCCCCCTTCGCGCTGTTCCAGTACCCCTTCGGGACGCTCTCGGACCGGATCGGCCGGACGATTCCAGTCGTCCTCGGATCGGTCTGCTACGGGCTGGTCGTGATCGGCGTAGGCCTCGCGCCGACGGCGGTACTGGCCGGCGTCGCGATGGTCGCCGTGGGCGTCGTCGGCGCGCTGATGGCGCCCGCGACGATGGCGCTGGTCGGCGACCTGGCGCCGCCGGACCGCCGTGGCGTCGCGATGGCGGGGTTCAACGTCTTCGGCAGCGTCGGCTTCCTGGCCGGCATCCTCGGGGGCGGCACGGTCGCCGACGTCTACGGGTTCACGGCGGCGTTCGGCGTCGCCGGCGCCACGGAACTGCTGGTAGCGCTCGTGACCCTGCCGGTCTTCCTCCGCCTGCGACTGCCCCGTCCAACCGCCAAGTAG
- a CDS encoding amino acid permease — MTDEDLAKDLGPLAALTIGVGTMIGAGIFVLPGDAISQAGSWAVGSFVIGGGIALLTALSASELGTAMPRSGGAYFYVNHALGPLFGSIAGWANWLGLAFASAFYMVGFGQYIQNIFGLAGGIDLVVATVDPTLLMALAGAALFITVNYIGAKETGRLQNIIVVLLVAILAVFTVAGALRADAANLPAGKGWNQMMTTTGIIFVSYLGFVQITSVGEEIKDPGRNLPRAVIGSVVLVTAIYALVLVAMAAAVEQGFIESVPDDGIAVVEVAHILLGPIGASAMLVGGLLATASSANASILASSRINFAMGRDRIVTPNLNEIHPRFSTPYRSIAVTGVLILVFIAFGTVETLATMGSVLHLIIYGLLNVALIVMREADPEDYEPDFTVPLYPATPILGALTAFALIVFIDPGIILLSAVLVVGAVAWYFGYARTRTTKQGILSEWVLNRADRMPDSAVSAAASVKPDGGQYRVMVPLANPEHETDLIELASAIAKQRDGVVIATHVVQVPDQTALQRAADDPDRFDGSGDLLEQARADAQTYDVPIETHTIYSHRSFEEIFDAATTHDADMVVMGWGEDAHGSPGRAESAFDEVTRDVPCDFLLLRDRGFDPSRILLPTAGGPDSDLSATVARLLADEYGAEVTLLNVADDREEGEAFLSEWAEEHDFTDADRRVETGDVESAIERAADDSTLVVIGATEEGLLRRLVSGSLVLDVVEDVDCSVLMAEKHRDRGVVERLFGNR, encoded by the coding sequence GTGACTGACGAAGATCTCGCCAAGGACCTCGGCCCCCTCGCAGCGCTGACCATCGGCGTCGGGACGATGATCGGGGCGGGCATCTTCGTGCTCCCGGGCGATGCGATCAGCCAGGCGGGCTCGTGGGCCGTCGGGTCGTTCGTGATCGGCGGTGGCATCGCGCTGCTGACGGCGCTGTCGGCCAGCGAGCTCGGTACCGCAATGCCCCGGTCGGGCGGCGCGTACTTCTACGTCAACCACGCGCTCGGGCCGCTGTTCGGCTCGATCGCCGGCTGGGCCAACTGGCTGGGACTGGCCTTCGCGTCCGCGTTCTACATGGTCGGATTCGGCCAGTACATCCAGAACATCTTCGGACTGGCCGGCGGCATCGACCTCGTCGTGGCGACGGTCGATCCGACGCTGCTGATGGCGCTGGCGGGCGCCGCGCTGTTCATCACGGTCAACTACATCGGCGCGAAGGAGACCGGTCGACTGCAGAACATCATCGTCGTCCTGCTGGTGGCCATCCTCGCAGTGTTCACGGTGGCCGGGGCGCTCCGGGCCGACGCGGCCAACCTGCCGGCGGGCAAGGGCTGGAACCAGATGATGACGACGACCGGGATCATCTTCGTCTCCTACCTCGGGTTCGTCCAGATAACGAGCGTCGGCGAGGAGATCAAGGACCCGGGCAGAAACCTCCCGCGGGCGGTCATCGGGAGCGTGGTGCTAGTGACGGCCATCTACGCGCTCGTGCTGGTGGCGATGGCCGCCGCGGTCGAGCAGGGCTTCATCGAGAGCGTCCCCGACGACGGCATCGCCGTCGTCGAGGTGGCGCACATCCTCCTGGGACCGATCGGTGCGAGCGCTATGCTCGTCGGGGGCCTGCTGGCGACCGCCTCCTCGGCCAACGCGTCCATTCTCGCGTCCTCGCGGATCAACTTCGCGATGGGCCGTGACCGGATCGTCACCCCGAACCTCAACGAGATCCACCCGCGGTTCTCCACGCCGTATCGCTCGATCGCCGTCACCGGCGTGCTCATCCTCGTGTTCATCGCCTTCGGCACCGTGGAGACGCTGGCGACGATGGGCAGCGTCCTCCACCTGATCATCTACGGCCTGCTGAACGTGGCCCTGATCGTCATGCGGGAGGCCGACCCCGAGGACTACGAGCCGGACTTCACGGTCCCGCTGTACCCGGCGACGCCGATCCTCGGCGCGCTGACGGCGTTCGCGCTCATCGTGTTCATCGATCCGGGGATCATCCTGCTCAGCGCGGTACTGGTCGTCGGCGCCGTCGCCTGGTACTTCGGCTACGCGCGCACCCGGACGACCAAGCAAGGGATCCTCTCGGAGTGGGTCCTCAATCGAGCCGATCGGATGCCCGACTCGGCCGTCTCCGCCGCGGCGAGCGTCAAGCCCGACGGCGGGCAGTACCGGGTGATGGTCCCGCTGGCCAACCCGGAGCACGAGACGGACCTGATCGAGCTGGCCAGCGCCATCGCCAAGCAGCGCGACGGCGTCGTCATCGCGACCCACGTCGTGCAGGTGCCCGACCAGACCGCCCTGCAGCGGGCCGCCGACGACCCCGACCGGTTCGACGGCTCCGGTGACCTCCTCGAGCAGGCCCGCGCGGACGCACAGACCTACGACGTCCCCATCGAGACGCACACCATCTACTCCCACCGCTCGTTCGAGGAGATCTTCGACGCCGCCACGACCCACGACGCGGACATGGTCGTGATGGGCTGGGGCGAGGACGCGCACGGCTCGCCCGGCCGCGCCGAGTCCGCGTTCGACGAGGTCACGCGGGACGTCCCCTGCGACTTCCTGCTGCTGCGCGACCGCGGGTTCGACCCCTCGCGGATCCTCCTGCCGACCGCGGGCGGCCCCGACTCCGACCTGTCGGCGACAGTGGCGCGACTGCTCGCGGACGAGTACGGGGCCGAGGTGACGCTGCTGAACGTCGCCGACGACCGCGAAGAGGGCGAAGCGTTCCTCTCGGAGTGGGCCGAGGAGCACGACTTCACGGACGCCGACCGACGCGTCGAGACCGGCGACGTCGAGTCGGCCATCGAGCGGGCGGCCGACGATTCCACGCTCGTCGTCATCGGCGCTACCGA
- a CDS encoding universal stress protein: protein MTDLFERVLLPIAEKEDARATARAVRDHLDDGSRVIAVHVIEKAGGAPDKASVEQRELEAEDAFEAIRDGLGDVDTEIRYGTDVADTIFEAAADHDVSSIVITPRGGSRFVRLLTGDVALDIVTESDRPVVVLPDANPDGESNGEPTNDGGGDT from the coding sequence ATGACCGACCTCTTCGAGCGCGTCCTGCTCCCGATCGCGGAGAAAGAGGACGCGCGGGCGACTGCCCGAGCGGTGCGCGACCACCTCGACGACGGCAGTCGGGTGATCGCCGTGCACGTCATCGAGAAGGCCGGCGGCGCTCCGGACAAGGCCAGCGTCGAGCAGCGCGAACTGGAGGCCGAAGACGCCTTCGAGGCGATCCGCGACGGCCTCGGCGACGTCGACACCGAGATCCGGTACGGGACCGACGTCGCCGACACGATCTTCGAGGCGGCCGCGGACCACGACGTCAGCAGCATCGTCATCACGCCGCGGGGCGGCAGCCGGTTCGTCCGCCTGCTCACCGGCGACGTCGCGCTCGACATTGTCACCGAGTCCGATCGACCGGTCGTCGTCCTGCCGGACGCGAACCCCGACGGCGAGTCGAACGGCGAACCGACGAACGACGGAGGAGGCGATACCTGA
- a CDS encoding NYN domain-containing protein: MDLLGALREDEARVGLFVDGPNVLRSEFDVDLDDVRAVAGEHGRLAIARLYLDEHATPSLIQAGEARGFEVVTTSGDVDVRLAVDATAAAIDDRIDVLAVASRDTDFKPALESAAERGVRTLAIAPGEHGRSDALRNAAQDAVTLEDV; the protein is encoded by the coding sequence ATGGACCTGCTGGGCGCCCTGCGCGAGGACGAGGCCCGCGTGGGGCTGTTCGTCGACGGGCCGAACGTCCTCCGGTCGGAGTTCGACGTCGACCTCGACGACGTGCGAGCCGTCGCCGGGGAACACGGCCGACTGGCCATCGCGCGCCTGTACCTGGACGAACACGCGACGCCGAGCCTCATCCAGGCCGGGGAGGCGCGGGGCTTCGAGGTGGTGACGACGAGCGGCGACGTGGACGTGCGACTCGCCGTCGACGCGACGGCGGCCGCCATCGACGACCGGATCGACGTGCTCGCGGTGGCCTCGCGGGACACCGACTTCAAGCCGGCCCTCGAGTCGGCCGCCGAGCGCGGCGTGCGGACGCTGGCCATCGCGCCCGGCGAGCACGGCCGCTCGGACGCCCTGCGGAACGCCGCCCAGGACGCGGTGACGCTGGAGGACGTCTAG
- the trkA gene encoding Trk system potassium transporter TrkA, with protein sequence MRVIVIGAGEVGQSIAANLANAHDVVVVERDGDLVDELTYSLDVLTVHGDGTDMDVLHEAGVERADMLIASTDVDETNIVACGAAKTAGDPFTVARVKRRDLLATWQNAEGAFGVDFMVCSDLLTAEAIFRVTGVPGAHDVDTFAGGIVRMAEFEITAESEIADQTVSDADRYSSLTFAAVFRDDEVVIPTGSTRFGIGDRVVVIGSPDSLREFSDAVAEPGDEGAEEVVIFGGGEIGYQTARLFEEHGFRPQLIERDQDRARDLAERLPRTTVLRSDATDAEFLMREHVDEADVVVAALDSDEKNLLVSLLADRIGVERTIAVVETAEYADLFETVGVDIAVNPRQETAEEIVRFTREGQTEKIAMLENDRAEVVEIEIGDGSTLADRPIQEAVGDLPDGVVVGAISRGGQLVTPRGDTVIQPGDHVILFVDTAVLDEVTDRI encoded by the coding sequence GTGCGCGTGATCGTCATCGGGGCTGGCGAGGTCGGCCAGTCCATCGCCGCGAACCTCGCGAACGCACACGACGTGGTCGTCGTCGAGCGAGACGGAGACCTGGTCGACGAACTGACCTACTCGCTGGACGTGCTGACCGTCCACGGAGACGGTACCGACATGGACGTGCTGCACGAGGCCGGCGTCGAGCGGGCCGACATGCTGATCGCCAGCACGGACGTCGACGAGACGAACATCGTGGCCTGCGGGGCCGCGAAGACGGCCGGCGACCCGTTCACCGTCGCGCGAGTCAAGCGCCGGGACCTCCTGGCCACCTGGCAGAACGCCGAGGGGGCCTTCGGCGTCGACTTCATGGTCTGCTCGGACCTGCTGACCGCCGAGGCGATCTTCCGCGTCACCGGCGTCCCGGGCGCCCACGACGTGGACACCTTCGCCGGCGGCATCGTCCGAATGGCGGAGTTCGAGATCACCGCCGAGAGCGAGATCGCCGACCAGACCGTCAGCGACGCCGACCGGTACTCGTCGCTGACCTTCGCCGCCGTCTTCCGCGACGACGAGGTCGTCATCCCGACCGGCTCGACGAGGTTCGGGATCGGCGACCGCGTCGTCGTCATCGGGAGCCCGGACTCGCTGCGGGAGTTCTCTGACGCCGTCGCCGAACCGGGCGACGAGGGGGCGGAGGAAGTCGTAATCTTCGGCGGCGGCGAGATCGGCTACCAGACGGCTCGCCTGTTCGAGGAGCACGGCTTCCGCCCGCAGTTGATCGAGCGCGACCAGGATCGAGCCCGCGACCTCGCCGAGCGGCTCCCGCGGACGACCGTCCTCCGGAGCGACGCGACCGACGCGGAGTTCCTCATGCGCGAACACGTCGACGAGGCCGACGTCGTCGTCGCCGCGCTGGACAGCGACGAGAAGAACCTGCTGGTCTCGCTGCTGGCCGACCGCATCGGCGTCGAGCGGACCATCGCCGTCGTCGAGACGGCCGAGTACGCCGACCTGTTCGAGACGGTCGGGGTCGACATCGCCGTCAATCCCCGGCAGGAGACCGCCGAGGAGATCGTCCGGTTCACCCGCGAGGGCCAGACCGAGAAGATCGCGATGCTGGAGAACGACCGCGCGGAGGTCGTCGAGATCGAGATCGGCGATGGGAGCACGCTGGCGGACCGCCCCATCCAGGAGGCCGTCGGCGACCTCCCGGACGGGGTCGTCGTCGGCGCAATCTCCCGCGGCGGACAGCTCGTGACGCCGCGGGGCGACACCGTGATCCAGCCGGGCGATCACGTCATCCTGTTCGTGGACACGGCCGTCCTCGACGAGGTCACCGACCGGATCTGA
- a CDS encoding amphi-Trp domain-containing protein: MAEEVLFETESTRSRADVAAYLRTVADRLEDGDALSLNAGNQSVTLDPPETVEFEVKAERENGERSVEFELEWDEDGGEATGGDLTIE; encoded by the coding sequence ATGGCAGAGGAAGTCCTCTTCGAGACGGAATCGACCCGGTCGCGGGCGGACGTGGCCGCGTACCTCCGGACCGTCGCCGACAGGCTCGAGGACGGCGACGCGCTGTCCCTGAACGCCGGCAACCAGTCCGTGACGCTCGACCCACCAGAGACCGTCGAGTTCGAGGTGAAAGCGGAGCGGGAGAACGGCGAGCGCAGCGTCGAGTTCGAACTGGAGTGGGACGAGGACGGGGGCGAGGCGACCGGCGGCGACCTGACCATCGAGTGA
- a CDS encoding TatD family hydrolase codes for MDELDVPVLDNHLHLDPVNGRGVEAVEEFVDRGGTHLLVLNKPSWNLVEAATDAETFREGFDLTVEVTEAADQVLPGRAWPVLGVHPALISKLVEDGYEPGEARDVMQAGLDVAAEYVADGPALAIKSGRPHYDVDDDVWAASNEVMRHAFELGAEVGCPVQLHTEGGEDFTELVEWAEAEGLSREQVVKHFSNGSVRGPVKSVIANKDDLRDAVESGDPFLMETDYIDDPDRPGAVLGPKTVPRRVRWLLQEGHEDAVRRAHVETPARVYGIDTEATLS; via the coding sequence ATGGACGAACTCGACGTGCCCGTGCTGGACAACCACCTCCACCTCGACCCCGTGAACGGCCGCGGGGTCGAGGCGGTCGAGGAGTTCGTCGACCGCGGCGGAACGCACCTGCTCGTGCTGAACAAGCCCTCCTGGAACCTCGTCGAGGCGGCGACCGACGCGGAGACGTTCCGCGAGGGGTTCGACCTCACCGTCGAGGTGACCGAGGCCGCCGACCAGGTGCTGCCCGGTCGGGCGTGGCCGGTGCTGGGCGTCCACCCGGCGCTGATCTCGAAGCTGGTCGAGGACGGCTACGAGCCCGGGGAGGCGAGGGACGTCATGCAGGCCGGCCTGGACGTCGCCGCGGAGTACGTCGCCGACGGGCCCGCGCTGGCGATCAAGTCCGGCCGGCCCCACTACGACGTCGACGACGACGTCTGGGCGGCCTCCAACGAGGTGATGCGCCACGCCTTCGAACTGGGCGCCGAGGTGGGCTGTCCGGTCCAGCTCCACACCGAGGGCGGCGAGGACTTCACCGAACTCGTCGAGTGGGCCGAGGCGGAGGGCCTGTCCCGCGAGCAGGTGGTCAAACACTTCTCGAACGGGTCGGTTCGCGGACCGGTAAAGAGCGTCATCGCGAACAAGGACGACCTCCGGGACGCCGTCGAGAGCGGCGACCCGTTCCTCATGGAGACCGACTACATCGACGACCCGGACCGGCCGGGCGCCGTGCTCGGCCCGAAGACGGTGCCCCGGCGGGTCAGGTGGCTCCTCCAGGAGGGCCACGAGGACGCCGTCCGGCGAGCCCACGTGGAGACGCCGGCGCGGGTGTACGGGATCGACACGGAAGCGACGCTGTCGTAG
- a CDS encoding extracellular solute-binding protein, translated as MQPRPVRRRRYLAGVAGALSVAGCLGRSAQQPVSLHAAGSLNHALENGLRDRVDVPLRIEARGSTELARLVDEGVRDPDVLSLADPVLFESPLSPEWYATFATNALVVAHDDTAAGRRIAEAGSGAWFRPLLSDDVSLGRTDPDLDPLGYRTLFALELATDYYGLDRNLREAVTGRDQIYPETQLLGQFETGGVDAAVTYRSMAVSRGYDYVDLPAAIDLSDPDRTGEYATASYELPDGSVVRGAPIRYVSTVRHRSRAADEAFRAHVTAPLDEFGFAVPDDYPRYAGNAPDALA; from the coding sequence ATGCAACCCAGGCCGGTGCGTCGCCGCCGGTACCTCGCCGGAGTCGCGGGCGCGCTCTCGGTCGCCGGATGTCTCGGCCGGAGCGCCCAGCAGCCCGTCTCGCTGCACGCGGCCGGCAGCCTGAACCACGCGCTCGAGAACGGACTGCGCGACCGGGTCGACGTCCCCCTCCGGATCGAGGCGCGGGGCTCGACGGAACTGGCCCGCCTCGTCGACGAGGGGGTCAGGGACCCGGACGTGCTGAGTCTGGCCGACCCGGTCCTCTTCGAGTCGCCGCTCTCGCCCGAGTGGTACGCGACGTTCGCGACCAACGCGCTCGTCGTCGCCCACGACGACACGGCCGCCGGGAGGCGGATCGCCGAGGCCGGCTCCGGGGCGTGGTTCCGCCCGTTGCTGTCCGACGACGTCTCCCTGGGACGAACGGATCCGGATCTGGACCCGCTCGGGTACCGGACGCTGTTCGCGCTGGAACTCGCGACGGACTACTACGGGCTCGATCGGAACCTGCGGGAGGCCGTCACCGGCAGGGATCAGATCTACCCCGAGACGCAGTTGCTCGGACAGTTCGAGACGGGCGGCGTCGACGCCGCCGTCACCTACCGGAGCATGGCCGTCAGCCGGGGGTACGACTACGTCGACCTGCCCGCAGCGATCGATCTCAGCGACCCGGACCGGACCGGCGAGTACGCGACCGCCAGTTACGAACTGCCCGACGGTAGCGTCGTCCGCGGGGCACCGATCCGGTACGTGTCGACGGTCAGGCACCGCTCGCGCGCCGCCGACGAGGCGTTCCGGGCCCACGTGACGGCGCCGCTCGACGAGTTCGGGTTCGCGGTCCCCGACGACTACCCGCGGTACGCCGGCAATGCTCCCGACGCGCTCGCGTGA